Proteins co-encoded in one Kribbella qitaiheensis genomic window:
- a CDS encoding mannitol dehydrogenase family protein: protein MTQLGTATMGALGNEVGGPEYDRTAVRAGIVHFGVGGFHRAHQAMYLDRLMNDGKALDWGICGIGVLPQDRRMADVMEAQDGLYTLVVKYADGTLEPRVIGSIVDYLFAPDDPAAVLARMTDPATRIVSLTITEGGYHVNQVTGELDASDPGLTADLGPGATPVSVFGFVIEALARRRTEGTPPFTVMSCDNIPGNGHVARKMLTSFARLKDPELADWIEREVRFPNSMVDRITPVTTDTDKAALAEKFGIEDGWPVVCEPFTQWVLEDDFGGERPQYEEVGVQLVADVEPYELMKLRLLNASHQALCYLGYLAGYRYAHEVCQDKLFVDFLLGYMDEEGAPTLPPVPGVDLDGYKRELIERFANPEVRDTLARLCAESSDRIPKWLVPVIREQLAAGREIKRSALVVAAWARYAEGTDEQGEPIEVVDRLRDKLVERAQHNRDEPLLFVSDRDLFGDLVDDERFVQAYTSALRSLHERGARATLEELAG from the coding sequence GTGACACAGCTGGGAACGGCCACGATGGGTGCCCTCGGCAACGAGGTCGGCGGCCCGGAGTACGACCGTACCGCGGTACGCGCCGGCATCGTGCACTTCGGGGTCGGCGGGTTCCACCGGGCTCATCAGGCGATGTACCTCGATCGGCTGATGAACGACGGCAAGGCCCTCGACTGGGGGATCTGCGGGATCGGCGTACTGCCGCAGGACCGCCGGATGGCTGACGTGATGGAGGCGCAGGACGGCCTCTACACACTGGTGGTGAAGTACGCGGACGGCACCTTGGAGCCGCGGGTGATCGGCTCGATCGTGGACTACCTGTTCGCGCCGGACGATCCGGCGGCGGTGCTGGCGCGGATGACGGATCCGGCCACCCGGATCGTCTCGCTGACGATCACCGAGGGCGGCTACCACGTGAATCAGGTGACCGGGGAGCTGGACGCGTCCGATCCCGGTCTCACCGCCGACCTCGGGCCGGGTGCCACGCCGGTCAGCGTCTTCGGGTTCGTGATCGAGGCGCTGGCCCGCCGGCGTACGGAGGGAACCCCGCCGTTCACGGTGATGTCGTGCGACAACATCCCGGGTAACGGGCACGTCGCTCGGAAGATGCTGACGTCCTTCGCGAGGCTGAAGGATCCGGAGCTGGCGGACTGGATCGAGCGCGAGGTGCGCTTCCCGAATTCGATGGTGGACCGGATCACGCCGGTCACGACCGATACGGACAAGGCGGCACTGGCGGAGAAGTTCGGCATCGAGGACGGCTGGCCGGTGGTCTGCGAGCCGTTCACGCAGTGGGTGCTCGAGGACGACTTCGGCGGCGAGCGGCCGCAGTACGAGGAAGTGGGGGTGCAGTTGGTCGCGGACGTCGAGCCGTACGAGCTGATGAAGCTGCGGCTGCTGAACGCGAGCCACCAGGCGCTCTGCTACCTCGGCTATCTGGCCGGCTACCGGTATGCGCACGAGGTCTGCCAGGACAAGTTGTTCGTCGACTTCCTGCTCGGCTACATGGATGAAGAGGGCGCGCCGACGCTGCCGCCGGTGCCGGGCGTCGACCTCGACGGGTACAAGCGGGAGCTGATCGAGCGGTTCGCCAACCCGGAGGTCCGGGACACGCTCGCCCGGCTCTGCGCCGAGAGCTCGGACCGGATCCCGAAGTGGCTGGTGCCGGTCATCCGCGAGCAGCTGGCCGCCGGGCGCGAGATCAAGCGGTCCGCGCTGGTGGTGGCCGCCTGGGCCCGGTACGCCGAGGGGACCGACGAGCAGGGCGAGCCGATCGAGGTGGTCGACCGGCTGCGCGACAAGCTGGTCGAGCGCGCGCAGCACAACCGGGACGAGCCATTGCTCTTCGTGTCCGATCGAGATCTTTTCGGTGATCTGGTCGACGACGAGCGGTTCGTCCAGGCCTACACGTCGGCATTGAGGTCGCTGCACGAGCGAGGAGCGCGAGCAACACTCGAGGAACTGGCTGGGTGA
- a CDS encoding sugar-binding transcriptional regulator — MNNQALGDGDDDDELLADVARRYYLDNTSKVDIAKDLNLSRFKVARLLEDARARGIVQIQIKSPSPIDRALADQLAEALDVPRCVVTHTSGSPDQVRDQVAEAAARTVAPLVHDGDLLGLTWSRAVDAMVDHFDTLPACTVVQMAGSLHSPSGGGSTMDLARRAAALAGGTAHAVHAPLVVDDIAAVTALRRQPGIADTLALADGLDISVVAIGAWRSGCSTVWDAVSEEIRDEGLARGAIAEISGHLLDSDGKLVESPLEQMIIAVSMDQLRRPAERVALAAGVHRAPAVIAAVRAGLVSTLVTTTDLAREVLRQLAALERT, encoded by the coding sequence GTGAACAACCAGGCGCTCGGTGACGGCGACGATGACGACGAACTGCTGGCGGACGTCGCCCGTCGGTACTACCTGGACAACACGTCCAAGGTCGATATCGCCAAGGACCTGAACCTGAGCCGGTTCAAGGTCGCCCGGTTGCTCGAGGACGCGCGGGCCCGCGGGATCGTGCAGATCCAGATCAAGAGCCCCAGTCCGATCGACCGGGCGCTCGCGGATCAGCTCGCCGAGGCGCTCGACGTACCGCGCTGTGTGGTCACGCATACGTCGGGATCGCCGGACCAGGTCCGCGACCAGGTCGCCGAGGCGGCGGCGCGGACCGTGGCGCCGCTGGTCCACGACGGCGACCTGCTCGGCCTCACCTGGAGCCGGGCCGTCGACGCGATGGTCGACCACTTCGACACGTTGCCCGCCTGCACGGTCGTGCAGATGGCCGGTTCGCTGCATTCGCCTTCGGGCGGCGGCAGCACGATGGACCTGGCCCGTCGCGCGGCCGCGCTCGCGGGCGGCACGGCGCACGCCGTACATGCTCCGCTTGTCGTCGACGACATCGCGGCGGTGACCGCGTTGCGCCGTCAGCCCGGCATCGCCGACACGCTCGCGCTCGCCGATGGGCTGGATATCTCGGTGGTCGCGATCGGGGCCTGGCGGTCCGGTTGTTCCACCGTGTGGGACGCGGTGTCGGAGGAGATCCGGGACGAGGGGCTGGCAAGAGGGGCAATCGCTGAGATCAGCGGGCATCTTCTCGATTCTGACGGCAAACTGGTCGAGTCACCGTTGGAGCAGATGATCATCGCGGTGTCGATGGACCAGTTGCGCCGGCCGGCCGAACGGGTAGCGCTGGCTGCCGGCGTGCACCGCGCTCCGGCGGTGATCGCCGCGGTGCGGGCCGGCCTGGTCAGCACCCTGGTGACCACGACCGACCTTGCCCGCGAAGTACTGCGGCAACTCGCCGCCCTCGAGAGGACCTGA
- a CDS encoding LysR family transcriptional regulator codes for MRYDLDDLRLFVHVVAEGSITAGAGLMHLSLPSASARVRALEGQAGVPLLIRERRGVRPTPAGTTLARHAREVLARTAQLDSAVASYTAARARPLVIVAGTSGLHRVVPEALATFLREYPEYDVTVSEQRTPQSLRMLAEGNADLGVVVDEQPTDLFTEFLTDDSLVVIGSADGILADRTAMTYAEAAEHPMVGLHPSTALRRWIDKAHGPHAPVPRYRTLAPNLHTVIALAAAGAGLAIVPRRTVDPALSQAGRQTPLLVLRPLRDAWATRRHLLCYSTRDPSPATKALARHLHLAAKPD; via the coding sequence ATGCGTTACGACCTGGATGACCTGCGGCTGTTCGTACACGTCGTTGCAGAAGGCTCGATCACGGCCGGCGCCGGTCTCATGCATCTGAGCCTGCCTTCAGCCAGCGCGCGGGTCAGAGCGCTCGAAGGGCAGGCGGGAGTGCCGCTGCTGATTCGCGAACGACGTGGCGTCCGGCCGACCCCCGCCGGTACGACGTTGGCTCGCCACGCGCGCGAAGTACTGGCTCGTACGGCGCAGCTCGACAGCGCGGTCGCGAGCTATACCGCGGCCCGAGCCAGACCGCTCGTGATCGTGGCGGGGACATCGGGACTGCATCGCGTCGTACCGGAGGCGCTGGCGACGTTCCTGCGCGAGTATCCGGAGTACGACGTGACTGTCTCCGAGCAGCGCACGCCGCAGAGCCTCCGAATGCTTGCCGAAGGCAACGCCGATCTGGGCGTGGTCGTCGACGAGCAGCCAACGGATCTCTTCACGGAATTCCTGACCGACGACTCGCTCGTGGTGATCGGCTCGGCCGACGGCATCCTCGCGGACCGTACTGCGATGACGTACGCCGAGGCCGCCGAACACCCGATGGTCGGCCTGCACCCGTCGACCGCCCTTCGCCGCTGGATCGACAAGGCGCACGGCCCGCACGCCCCGGTCCCGCGCTACCGGACCCTCGCGCCGAACCTCCACACCGTCATCGCCCTGGCCGCAGCCGGCGCCGGCCTCGCCATCGTCCCCCGTCGCACGGTGGACCCGGCCTTGTCGCAGGCCGGTCGGCAGACTCCTCTACTGGTCCTGCGCCCGCTCCGCGACGCCTGGGCGACCCGCCGCCACCTGCTCTGCTACTCCACCCGCGATCCCAGCCCCGCCACGAAGGCGCTGGCCCGCCACCTGCACCTCGCCGCCAAGCCGGACTAA
- a CDS encoding class I SAM-dependent methyltransferase, whose translation MTSAGPTGGYDPRHFEQLFQVEAASFWFKGRSDLINWALDKQFPAARSFLELGCGTGYVVDRVRQIHPDWRLVGTELFEEGLDKARIRMPAGVELRQMDATQVPYDAEFDVVGAFDVIEHIEPAPEVLAGMFRAVKPGGGLLITVPQHKWLWSEADVAAHHVKRYTKKELRAEITAAGFEVVRIASFVSVLLPAMMASRLLKKDAGNVEEELDMAAPINKACYAAMRLEGAMIRAGLNFPAGGSLLAIARRPA comes from the coding sequence ATGACTTCGGCAGGTCCAACAGGCGGCTACGACCCGCGGCATTTCGAGCAGCTCTTCCAGGTCGAGGCGGCCAGTTTCTGGTTCAAAGGCCGCAGTGATCTCATCAACTGGGCACTCGACAAGCAGTTCCCGGCGGCCAGATCGTTCCTGGAGCTGGGCTGCGGCACGGGGTACGTCGTCGACCGGGTCCGGCAGATCCATCCGGATTGGCGACTGGTCGGTACCGAACTGTTCGAAGAGGGCCTCGACAAGGCCCGGATCCGGATGCCCGCGGGCGTCGAGCTCCGGCAGATGGACGCCACCCAGGTCCCGTACGACGCCGAGTTCGACGTGGTCGGCGCGTTCGACGTGATCGAGCACATCGAGCCCGCGCCCGAGGTACTGGCCGGTATGTTCCGGGCGGTCAAGCCCGGTGGCGGCCTGCTGATCACGGTGCCGCAGCACAAGTGGCTGTGGAGCGAGGCGGACGTCGCGGCGCACCACGTCAAGCGGTACACCAAGAAGGAGCTGAGGGCCGAGATCACCGCGGCCGGCTTCGAGGTGGTCCGGATCGCGTCGTTCGTGTCCGTGCTGCTGCCGGCGATGATGGCGTCGCGGCTGCTGAAGAAGGACGCGGGGAACGTCGAGGAAGAGCTCGACATGGCGGCCCCGATCAACAAGGCCTGCTACGCGGCGATGCGGCTGGAAGGCGCGATGATCCGCGCCGGGCTGAACTTCCCGGCCGGTGGCTCGCTGCTCGCGATCGCCCGCCGCCCCGCCTAG
- a CDS encoding sulfite exporter TauE/SafE family protein encodes MILGGVAQLLIVLLAGLVSGALNSVGGGGSFVAFPVLVAAGLAPVTANAATTVALLPGGLASLWVYRRELQPLAGTSTRTLTATSVVGGGLGAVLLLSLPSDSFDAVVPWLLACATLILAFGRRVAAALKTGALNQPTILGGQFVLALYGGYFGGAVGLMMVAFWSIGLGLDPARGNPPRVAQLAAIYFTATVIFLLASDVADRPTTLAALIAGAVAGGFSGATVARRLSPSVLRALVLTLAIAMTVVYFVKASR; translated from the coding sequence ATGATCCTCGGAGGTGTGGCCCAACTCCTGATCGTTCTGCTCGCCGGTCTCGTCTCCGGCGCGCTGAACTCGGTCGGAGGCGGCGGCAGCTTCGTGGCGTTCCCGGTTCTGGTGGCCGCCGGCCTCGCGCCGGTCACAGCGAACGCCGCAACCACGGTTGCTCTGTTGCCCGGCGGCTTGGCCAGCCTCTGGGTCTATCGGCGCGAGCTGCAGCCGCTTGCCGGGACCTCGACGAGGACCCTGACCGCGACCAGCGTGGTCGGCGGCGGGCTTGGCGCAGTACTGCTGCTCTCCCTTCCGTCGGACTCCTTCGACGCCGTCGTTCCGTGGTTGCTGGCTTGCGCCACTCTCATCCTCGCCTTCGGGCGACGGGTCGCCGCCGCTCTCAAGACGGGCGCGCTCAACCAGCCCACGATCCTCGGCGGCCAGTTCGTGCTCGCTCTGTACGGCGGGTACTTCGGCGGCGCGGTCGGCCTGATGATGGTCGCCTTCTGGAGCATCGGGCTCGGCCTCGATCCCGCCCGCGGCAATCCGCCCCGGGTCGCCCAGCTCGCGGCGATCTACTTCACGGCCACGGTCATCTTCCTGCTCGCCTCCGACGTCGCGGATCGCCCGACCACCCTCGCGGCGCTGATCGCCGGCGCGGTGGCGGGCGGCTTCAGCGGCGCCACGGTCGCCCGCCGACTCTCGCCCTCCGTACTGCGAGCGCTTGTGCTGACGTTGGCGATCGCGATGACCGTCGTCTACTTCGTCAAGGCTTCCCGATGA
- a CDS encoding ABC transporter substrate-binding protein yields MSTAKEQLVVAQRKRIGGVAVALLLVSAVGGCAGWGGGGGGGGGDAVNVLMVNNPQMVDLQKLTADNFTKQTGIKVNYTVLPENDVRDKISQEFSSQAGQYDVASLSNFEIPIYATSKWIAPLSDYIAKDPTFNQDDVLKPMTTSLSGADGKIYGEPFYGESSFLMYRKDVLAAKGITMPAKPTWQEVADIAAKVDNAQPGMRGICLRGQPGWGQLFAPLTTVVNTFGGTWFTDDWKAQVSSPEFTEATKFYVDLVRAHGELGAPQAGFTECLNNLVQGNTAMWYDATSAAGSLEAPDSPVKGKIGYAPAPVVKTDSSGWLYTWSWSIQEASKKKDNAWKFISWASSKQYEELVGQQLGWSRVPAGKRASTYENPDYLKEAAAFAEPTKQAIERADPANPGVQKRPAIGIQFIDIPEFPDLGTQVSQDVSSAIAGRMSVEKALKQGQTLADDVAERYRSREAK; encoded by the coding sequence ATGTCGACGGCGAAGGAGCAACTCGTGGTGGCACAGCGGAAGCGGATCGGGGGTGTGGCCGTCGCACTGCTCCTGGTGAGCGCAGTCGGTGGCTGCGCCGGCTGGGGTGGCGGCGGTGGAGGTGGCGGCGGCGACGCCGTCAACGTGCTGATGGTGAACAACCCGCAGATGGTGGATCTGCAGAAGCTCACGGCGGACAACTTCACCAAGCAGACCGGGATCAAGGTCAACTACACCGTCCTGCCGGAGAACGACGTCCGGGACAAGATCAGCCAGGAGTTCTCCAGCCAGGCCGGCCAGTACGACGTGGCCTCGCTGAGCAACTTCGAGATCCCGATCTACGCGACCAGCAAGTGGATCGCGCCGCTGTCGGACTACATCGCCAAGGACCCGACCTTCAACCAGGACGACGTGCTGAAGCCGATGACGACCTCGCTCAGCGGGGCGGACGGCAAGATCTACGGCGAACCGTTCTACGGCGAGTCGTCGTTCCTGATGTACCGCAAGGACGTGCTGGCCGCGAAGGGCATCACGATGCCGGCCAAGCCGACCTGGCAGGAGGTCGCCGATATCGCGGCCAAGGTGGACAACGCCCAGCCCGGGATGCGCGGCATCTGCCTGCGCGGCCAGCCCGGCTGGGGACAGCTGTTCGCGCCGCTGACCACGGTGGTGAACACCTTCGGCGGCACCTGGTTCACCGACGACTGGAAGGCCCAGGTCAGCTCGCCCGAGTTCACCGAGGCGACCAAGTTCTACGTCGACCTGGTCCGCGCGCACGGCGAGCTCGGCGCACCGCAGGCCGGCTTCACCGAGTGCCTCAACAACCTCGTCCAGGGCAACACGGCGATGTGGTACGACGCGACGTCGGCCGCCGGCTCGCTGGAAGCGCCGGACTCCCCGGTCAAGGGCAAGATCGGCTACGCCCCGGCGCCGGTCGTCAAGACCGACAGCTCCGGCTGGCTCTACACCTGGTCCTGGAGCATCCAGGAAGCCAGCAAGAAGAAGGACAACGCCTGGAAGTTCATCTCCTGGGCGTCCAGCAAGCAGTACGAGGAGCTCGTCGGTCAGCAGCTCGGCTGGTCCCGCGTCCCGGCCGGCAAGCGCGCCTCGACATACGAGAACCCGGACTATCTGAAGGAAGCCGCCGCGTTCGCCGAGCCGACCAAGCAGGCGATCGAGAGGGCCGACCCGGCCAACCCCGGCGTGCAGAAGCGGCCGGCGATCGGGATCCAGTTCATCGACATCCCGGAGTTCCCGGATCTCGGCACCCAGGTCAGCCAGGACGTCAGTTCGGCGATCGCCGGCCGGATGAGTGTCGAGAAGGCCCTGAAACAAGGGCAGACGCTCGCCGACGACGTGGCCGAGCGGTACCGGTCCAGAGAAGCGAAGTGA
- a CDS encoding YkvA family protein, with protein sequence MVVFGGLLAVMGLATLIFRDSDVVGVSPAGIGVVLLVLGAAIAGLGVVRRVVGRRRRAARGEPEPVGNVIERAQALPRLVRAARSGAYPGLPKSRLALWGFALLYLVSPIDVLPDLLPIIGVADDAGVAVWLFSSVSTAAGLYLRHERDRTKRPPYL encoded by the coding sequence ATGGTGGTATTCGGTGGGCTACTTGCGGTGATGGGTCTGGCGACCCTGATCTTTCGGGACAGTGATGTCGTCGGGGTGTCGCCGGCCGGCATCGGAGTCGTGCTGCTGGTGCTGGGCGCGGCGATCGCGGGTCTAGGCGTCGTACGCCGGGTGGTCGGCCGCCGTCGGCGGGCTGCGCGGGGTGAGCCGGAGCCGGTGGGGAACGTGATCGAGCGCGCGCAGGCGTTGCCGCGATTGGTGCGGGCCGCCCGGAGCGGCGCCTATCCAGGGTTGCCCAAGAGCAGGCTGGCTCTGTGGGGGTTCGCGCTGCTCTACCTGGTTTCGCCGATCGACGTTCTCCCGGACTTGCTGCCGATCATCGGGGTCGCCGACGACGCCGGGGTCGCCGTCTGGCTGTTCAGCAGCGTCTCCACAGCGGCAGGCCTGTACCTCCGCCACGAACGCGACCGCACCAAGCGCCCGCCGTACCTCTAA
- a CDS encoding carbohydrate ABC transporter permease — translation MTGQVMMVTGKKNRGGGWALSGLAWVVGLLFVLPVLWMALTSFHGENDAAKNPPDLTAPLTLDGFRSFFDTGPWPSIANSLTASILSTVLVILLAFPAAYALSIKPVKKWTDVMFFFLSTKMLPVVAGLLPIYLFAQFAGLLDNIWLLIVLYTSMNLPIAVWMLRSFLAEVPVEILEAASVDGAGLIRTLRSVVAPVVTPGIASAGLICFIFSWNELLFARVLTGTVAQTAPVFLTGFVTSQGLFLAKVCAASLVVSLPVLIAGFAAQDKLVQGLSLGAVK, via the coding sequence ATGACCGGCCAGGTGATGATGGTGACGGGGAAGAAGAACCGGGGTGGCGGCTGGGCTCTGAGCGGGCTGGCCTGGGTAGTCGGTCTGCTGTTCGTCCTTCCGGTGCTGTGGATGGCGCTGACCTCGTTCCACGGCGAGAACGACGCGGCGAAGAACCCGCCCGACCTGACCGCGCCGCTGACCCTCGACGGGTTCCGGTCGTTCTTCGACACCGGCCCCTGGCCGTCGATCGCGAACTCACTGACCGCGAGCATCCTGTCCACGGTGCTGGTGATCCTGCTCGCCTTCCCGGCGGCGTACGCGCTGTCCATCAAGCCGGTGAAGAAGTGGACGGACGTGATGTTCTTCTTCCTGTCCACCAAGATGCTGCCGGTGGTCGCCGGGCTGCTGCCGATCTATCTGTTCGCCCAGTTCGCCGGGCTGCTGGACAACATCTGGTTGCTGATCGTGTTGTACACCTCGATGAACCTGCCGATCGCGGTCTGGATGCTGCGCAGCTTCCTGGCCGAGGTGCCGGTCGAGATCCTCGAGGCGGCCTCGGTCGACGGCGCCGGGCTGATCAGGACGCTGCGCTCGGTGGTCGCGCCGGTGGTCACTCCGGGGATCGCGTCGGCGGGGTTGATCTGCTTCATCTTCAGCTGGAACGAACTGCTGTTCGCCCGGGTGCTGACGGGTACGGTGGCACAGACCGCGCCGGTCTTCCTGACCGGGTTCGTCACCAGCCAGGGCCTGTTCCTGGCAAAGGTCTGCGCCGCCTCGCTGGTGGTGTCGCTGCCGGTGCTGATCGCGGGATTCGCTGCCCAGGACAAGCTGGTCCAGGGCCTGTCGCTCGGGGCGGTCAAGTGA
- a CDS encoding FGGY family carbohydrate kinase, whose translation MTDPRLVAGVDCSTQATKVVVCDAATGEVLREGRAPHPDATQVDPAEWLRAWEIASDGLLDGVEAISVGGQQHGMVLLDGAGEVVHPAVLWNDTSSADATLELVSELGGADAWAAAVGSVPVSSFTVTKLRWVRSAAPDAAARAEAVVLPHDWLTHKLAADRGGIEDLTTDRGDASGTGWWSPIANSYRPDLVELAFGRALSLPRVAGPSEVVGHTAAGAALAAGTGDNMAAALGLELQPGDVAVSLGTSGTAFATSASPTADPSGFVAGFADATGGYLPLVCTLNAARVMSATAALLGMDLAALDEAALGSSGSGGLVMLPYLDGERTPDLPHSTGLVYGLTRATAQPATMARAAVEGMLCGLADAVDALRAQGLPVERVLLLGGAARSRAVQALAPALLGAPVVLPEPGEYVALGAARQAAWAVSGADAPPRWETAVSKPEPSVMTDSEAAQVRNLYASVLTGTRPLLAAAKDWPAKR comes from the coding sequence ATGACTGATCCCAGGCTGGTTGCCGGTGTGGACTGTTCCACCCAGGCGACCAAGGTCGTGGTGTGCGACGCGGCCACCGGGGAGGTGCTCCGCGAAGGGCGGGCGCCGCATCCCGACGCGACCCAGGTCGATCCGGCCGAGTGGCTCCGGGCCTGGGAGATCGCCTCCGACGGTCTGCTGGACGGCGTCGAGGCGATCTCGGTCGGCGGTCAGCAGCACGGGATGGTGCTGCTGGACGGAGCCGGTGAGGTCGTCCACCCGGCGGTGTTGTGGAACGACACGAGTTCGGCCGACGCGACGCTGGAGCTGGTCTCGGAGCTGGGTGGGGCCGATGCGTGGGCTGCCGCTGTGGGATCTGTGCCGGTGTCTTCGTTTACGGTGACCAAGTTGCGATGGGTCCGGAGCGCGGCGCCTGATGCGGCCGCGCGGGCCGAGGCCGTGGTGTTGCCGCACGACTGGCTGACCCACAAGCTGGCCGCCGATCGTGGCGGGATCGAGGACCTGACCACCGATCGCGGCGACGCGTCCGGGACCGGGTGGTGGTCGCCGATCGCCAACTCGTACCGGCCGGATCTGGTGGAGTTGGCGTTCGGTCGCGCTCTTTCGTTGCCGCGCGTAGCTGGTCCTTCTGAGGTCGTCGGCCATACCGCTGCGGGTGCTGCGCTGGCCGCTGGGACGGGCGACAACATGGCCGCCGCGCTGGGGCTGGAGTTGCAGCCTGGCGATGTGGCGGTCTCGCTGGGAACCTCCGGTACTGCGTTCGCGACCAGCGCGTCGCCCACTGCCGACCCGAGTGGCTTCGTGGCCGGGTTCGCGGATGCGACCGGGGGTTATCTGCCGCTCGTGTGCACCTTGAACGCAGCCCGGGTGATGTCCGCGACGGCCGCATTGCTCGGAATGGACCTGGCTGCCTTGGACGAGGCGGCTTTGGGATCCTCCGGCAGTGGTGGCCTCGTGATGCTCCCGTACCTGGACGGCGAACGCACTCCGGACCTGCCGCACTCGACCGGCTTGGTCTACGGCCTCACCCGGGCGACCGCACAACCGGCGACGATGGCCCGCGCCGCCGTCGAAGGAATGCTGTGCGGCCTGGCGGATGCGGTCGACGCACTGCGCGCCCAGGGTCTGCCGGTTGAGCGGGTGCTGCTGCTGGGCGGAGCGGCCCGCTCCCGCGCAGTACAGGCTCTGGCTCCTGCTCTGCTCGGGGCTCCGGTCGTTCTGCCCGAGCCCGGCGAGTACGTTGCCCTCGGCGCGGCCCGCCAGGCAGCATGGGCCGTCTCCGGCGCCGACGCCCCACCCCGCTGGGAGACCGCGGTCAGCAAGCCCGAGCCCTCGGTCATGACCGACTCCGAAGCCGCCCAAGTCCGCAACCTCTACGCCTCTGTCCTCACCGGCACCCGCCCCCTCCTCGCCGCGGCCAAGGACTGGCCCGCCAAGCGCTGA
- a CDS encoding carbohydrate ABC transporter permease translates to MTVDTEVRPGRHAAVPPGSSGSLLRSTGDWARRAPLMPALVFMIIVTQLPFVVTIIASFMNWNAYYPDERGFAGIDNFRRVVTDVNTRHAILVTILLTAGVVLISLVFGLCVALLLDRKFRGRGLVRTMMITPFLIVPVAAALLWKHALYNPEYGLFNGLLKGIFGDSAPQPDWISNQPLWAVIFALVWQWTPFMMLILLAGLQSRPLDVIEAAGIDGASKWAIFRYMTMPHLRQYLELSALLGSIYVVQNFDAVFTITSGGLGTANLPYTIYQTFYTAHDYGRASAAGVIVVIGTIIIATFALRSVSTLFKEEGR, encoded by the coding sequence ATGACTGTTGATACCGAGGTTCGCCCGGGCCGTCATGCCGCGGTCCCGCCCGGATCATCCGGCTCGCTGCTGCGCAGTACCGGCGACTGGGCCCGGCGGGCGCCGCTGATGCCCGCGCTGGTCTTCATGATCATCGTCACCCAGTTGCCGTTCGTGGTCACGATCATCGCCTCGTTCATGAACTGGAACGCCTACTACCCCGACGAGCGCGGCTTCGCCGGGATCGACAACTTCCGCCGGGTGGTCACCGATGTGAACACCCGGCACGCCATCCTGGTGACGATCCTGCTCACCGCCGGCGTCGTGCTGATCAGCCTGGTGTTCGGGCTGTGCGTCGCGCTGCTGCTGGACCGGAAGTTCCGCGGCCGTGGCCTGGTCCGGACGATGATGATCACGCCGTTCCTGATCGTGCCGGTGGCGGCCGCGCTGCTGTGGAAGCACGCGCTCTACAACCCGGAGTACGGGCTGTTCAACGGCCTGCTGAAGGGGATCTTCGGCGACAGCGCGCCGCAGCCGGACTGGATCAGCAACCAGCCGTTGTGGGCGGTGATCTTCGCGCTGGTCTGGCAGTGGACGCCGTTCATGATGCTGATCCTGCTGGCCGGGCTGCAGAGCCGCCCGCTCGACGTGATCGAGGCGGCCGGGATCGACGGCGCGAGCAAGTGGGCCATCTTCCGCTACATGACGATGCCGCACCTGCGGCAGTACCTCGAACTGAGCGCGCTGCTCGGCTCGATCTACGTGGTGCAGAACTTCGACGCCGTCTTCACCATCACCTCGGGCGGTTTGGGTACGGCGAACCTGCCGTACACGATCTACCAGACCTTCTACACCGCTCACGACTACGGCCGGGCCTCGGCCGCCGGCGTCATCGTGGTGATCGGCACGATCATCATCGCGACCTTCGCCCTGCGTTCGGTGTCCACACTGTTCAAGGAGGAGGGACGATGA